A genomic window from Camelina sativa cultivar DH55 chromosome 2, Cs, whole genome shotgun sequence includes:
- the LOC104749400 gene encoding uncharacterized protein LOC104749400, with protein MRSNGSSLSTIVNMPKPDQSVMDNNENRLLIDERNYSRDEQRENLDKWLRMSTEEQQSVYLEIIEAVNCNKGGMFFVHGFGGTGKTFLWSILGADIRSRGDIVLNVASSGIAALLMEGGRTAHSRFGIPIHVDEFTICSIDGKSHVAESMRDIMKCDRIFGGKVFVLGGDFRQILPVVPEAGRVGTVLASINSSLLWDSCKVLRLTQNMRLRKAKNSQDADALSTFSKWLLDIGDGKINEPNNGEVEIEIPEDLLIVACDNPIEAIVKQIYGPSFATRTDAKFFCERAILSPRNDDVDKINQYMLSQLPGEERQYLSSDSIETSDTSAYDDMIYTQEFLNSIHVSGLPNHVLTLKKGAPIMLLRNIDPKGGLCNGTRLIVTQMANHVIEARIVTGKRNVNDKVLIPRMFVSPPDAKFPFRMRRRQFPVALAFAITINKSQGQTLEHVGLYLPKPGDTIEAPYLNDTLANLPKYIYDDVCVCIMDVEDRRRPGSIIDINEVVLTLFNGRCDTVKCRLKDNYATEFRTIWQSSGCHLIYKSEPVFCVMRFMRVGEYEGSPCLENTLNSSKIFIKPEYEGLEHHQAM; from the exons ATGCGGTCCAACGGAAGCTCTCTGTCAACTATTGTGAATATGCCTAAACCAGACCAATCTGTGATGGATAATAATGAGAATAGGCTTCTAATAGATGAGAGAAACTACAGCCGTGATGAACAAAGAGAGAATTTAGACAAGTGGTTACGTATGTCGACCGAAGAGCAACAAAGTGTCTACCTAGAAATTATTGAAGCTGTGAATTGTAACAAGggaggtatgttttttgttcatggatttggtggtacCGGAAAAACATTCTTGTGGAGTATTCTTGGCGCTGATATTCGATCTAGGGGTgatattgttcttaatgttgcatcgagtggtatagctgctttaCTTATGGAAGGTGGTAGGACAGCTCATTCTAGATTTGGTATACCCATCCATGTGGACGAATTTACAATATGTTCGATAGATGGTAAATCACATGTTGCCGa GAGTATGCGAGATATTATGAAGTGTGATCGGATTTTTGGaggtaaagtttttgttttaggggGTGATTTTAGACAAATTTTACCGGTTGTGCCAGAGGCTGGGAGAGTTGGAACAGTTTTAGCCTCTATAAACTCATCATTGCTTTGGGATAGTTGTAAAGTACTTCGGCTTACACAAAACATGAGGCTTCGCAAGGCGAAAAATAGTCAAGATGCAGATGCTCTCTCCACATTTTCAAAATGGCTACTCGATATTGGGGATGGCAAGATCAACGAGCCTAACAATGGTGAGGTAGAAATAGAAATACCCGAGGATTTATTGATTGTTGCATGTGATAATCCTATAGAAGCAATTGTTAAACAGATATACGGTCCATCATTTGCAACAAGGACCGATGCAAAATTTTTTTGCGAAAGAGCTATTCTTAGTCCAAGAAATGATGATGtcgataaaataaatcaatatatgctCTCTCAACTTCCAG GGGAAGAAAGACAGTATTTGAGTTCAGACAGCATCGAGACTTCCGATACAAGTGCATACGAcgatatgatctacactcaggaattCTTAAACAGTATTCACGTTTCTGGATTACCTAACCATGTTCTGACGCTAAAAAAGGGAGCACCTATCATGTTGCTTAGGAATATtgatcctaagggaggtttaTGCAATGGTACGAGATTGATTGTCACACAAATGGCGAATCATGTTATTGAAGCAAGGATTGTAACAGGTAAAAGAAACGTCAACGACAAAGTTCTTATCCCTAGGATGTTTGTGTCGCCACcggatgcaaagtttccctttcgtatgaggcgTCGTCAGTTTCCCGTTGCTCTTGCATTTGCGATCACTATAAACAAAAGCCAAGGACAGACGTtggaacatgttggattgtatCTACCCAAGCCC GGTGACACTATTGAAGCTCCTTATTTGAATGATACACTCGCTAACCTCCCGAAATATATATACGATG atgtttgtgtgtgtataatGGATGTTGAAGATAGAAGACGGCCTGGGAGTATCATTGATATTAATGAAGTTGTTCTCACATTGTTTAATGGCAG GTGTGACACTGTGAAGTGTCGTCTCAAAGACAACTACGCTACTGAATTCAGGACCATATGGCAATCAAgcgggtgccatctcatatacaaatccgaacCTGTATTCTGTGTAATGCGGTTTATGAGGGttggagaatatgaag GTTCACCATGTCTTGAAAATACCTTAAACTCTTCGAAGATCTTCATAAAACCAGAGTACGAAGGACTGGAGCATCATCAGGCTATGTAA